The following are encoded in a window of Methylicorpusculum oleiharenae genomic DNA:
- a CDS encoding DUF4389 domain-containing protein, translating to MQEQINEHLKKPSTWKRIVFIMLFAVIVGLVRVVLWGIILLQIAYTLLTGNSNKNILDLGKKLAAYLYHILLFLTFNTDDMPFPFSDWSTTETLEIPNKYKSDN from the coding sequence ATGCAAGAACAAATCAACGAACATTTAAAAAAGCCAAGCACCTGGAAAAGAATTGTATTTATTATGCTGTTTGCCGTTATTGTTGGCTTGGTCAGAGTCGTATTGTGGGGAATCATTTTGTTGCAAATCGCCTACACCTTACTGACTGGAAACAGTAATAAGAACATATTGGATCTGGGCAAAAAACTGGCGGCCTATTTGTACCACATCCTTTTGTTTTTGACCTTCAATACTGATGACATGCCGTTTCCTTTTTCGGATTGGAGCACAACCGAAACACTGGAAATCCCAAATAAATACAAAAGCGATAATTAA
- a CDS encoding ATP-binding protein: MIDWNSTYAAIWRQRKEYLRAVRQLDPIGLHDLLGIDEQKRQLIANTEKFLARQPANNVLLWGARGTGKSSLIKALLNAYHPEGLRVIEVDKEDLVYLPEIVDEIREQPQRFIIYCDDLSFETGENQYKALKSVLEGSIELPPDNVLLYATSNRRHLLPELMKDNLDTRLVNGEVHYSDAVEEKISLSDRFGLWISFYPVNTQTYLTIVDSYFSAYQGDPDLLHQAALEFSHLRAAKSGRTAKQFYNATATVFLKA; encoded by the coding sequence ATGATCGATTGGAACAGCACTTATGCCGCGATATGGCGGCAGAGAAAAGAATATCTGAGAGCGGTCAGGCAACTGGATCCGATAGGTTTGCATGACTTATTGGGTATTGACGAGCAAAAGCGGCAATTGATAGCCAATACGGAGAAATTTCTTGCGCGTCAACCGGCTAACAATGTCTTGTTATGGGGTGCGCGTGGCACGGGAAAATCATCGTTGATCAAAGCCTTGCTTAATGCCTATCATCCGGAGGGATTGCGTGTCATCGAAGTCGATAAAGAAGATCTGGTTTATTTACCGGAGATTGTCGACGAGATTCGTGAGCAGCCTCAGCGATTTATTATTTATTGCGATGATTTGTCTTTCGAGACTGGCGAAAATCAATACAAAGCACTAAAGAGTGTTTTGGAAGGGTCCATAGAATTACCCCCGGATAATGTTTTGCTTTATGCAACGTCCAATCGCAGGCATTTATTACCTGAACTGATGAAGGATAATCTTGATACAAGGCTTGTGAATGGCGAAGTCCATTATTCCGATGCCGTAGAAGAGAAAATTTCATTGTCCGATCGTTTCGGATTATGGATTTCGTTTTATCCGGTTAACACACAAACTTATCTGACTATAGTGGACAGCTATTTTTCGGCTTATCAGGGCGATCCTGATCTGTTACATCAGGCCGCGCTTGAATTCTCTCACCTGCGTGCAGCTAAAAGCGGCAGAACGGCCAAGCAGTTTTACAATGCCACGGCAACTGTGTTTCTGAAAGCCTGA
- the rpsI gene encoding 30S ribosomal protein S9 has protein sequence MAAAQYYGTGRRKSAVARVYATSGTGKITINKLSIEEYFGRKTDQMISRQPLECVDMESKFDINVIVKGGGPSGQAGAIRHGLARALMAYDEALRPSLRKAGYVTRDARVVERKKVGLHKARKRPQYSKR, from the coding sequence ATGGCAGCAGCACAGTATTACGGAACAGGCCGTCGTAAAAGCGCAGTAGCGCGAGTTTACGCTACATCCGGCACGGGTAAAATCACGATCAATAAACTAAGCATAGAAGAATATTTTGGCCGTAAAACCGACCAGATGATTTCTCGTCAGCCTTTAGAGTGCGTTGATATGGAAAGCAAATTCGATATAAACGTGATTGTCAAAGGCGGAGGACCTTCCGGTCAAGCAGGCGCAATCCGTCACGGTTTGGCCAGGGCTCTTATGGCATACGACGAAGCTTTACGCCCATCGTTGAGAAAAGCCGGTTATGTTACGCGTGATGCGCGTGTTGTTGAACGTAAAAAAGTCGGTTTGCACAAAGCTAGAAAACGTCCACAATACTCAAAACGCTAA
- a CDS encoding ATP-binding cassette domain-containing protein, translating into MKGIYELHDIRFAYGDKTVLSLPELWIHGQHVTALIGPNGCGKSTLLNLLSLTLTPQQGDIVFMGEKVSGKNRRNLIRKIGYLPQNPFMFRGTVRDNLLLALKFHGVKPSQGRQKIDTALAQFGIGHLTNHQANSLSGGELQKTALARALITEPDVLLMDEPFNFLDNSSNQLMEQFISGFLDQAQQTLIFSTHNRLQGLALAGPVISLVQGTQVDSPLINLFGGTTQGNSFDTGKLLIRLPGDVCDCRHISIDPHEIVLSRTPLISSIRNQFSGRITSISEEAGKVCVEVRSDEKFLALITHEALQDLNLRLGETIWVNFKSNSIVAF; encoded by the coding sequence TTGAAGGGTATTTATGAACTGCATGACATTCGTTTTGCATACGGCGATAAGACTGTATTGTCTCTGCCTGAATTATGGATTCATGGCCAACACGTCACGGCTCTAATTGGCCCAAACGGATGCGGCAAAAGCACACTATTGAACCTATTGTCTCTTACGCTAACGCCTCAGCAAGGTGACATTGTGTTCATGGGGGAAAAAGTTTCCGGCAAAAATCGCCGTAACCTCATTCGGAAAATCGGTTATTTGCCACAAAATCCATTTATGTTTCGAGGCACGGTGCGGGATAACCTGTTGCTGGCGCTTAAATTTCACGGCGTAAAACCCTCACAAGGCCGTCAAAAAATTGATACTGCGCTGGCGCAATTCGGCATTGGTCATCTGACCAATCATCAGGCCAATAGCTTATCCGGTGGCGAACTCCAAAAAACAGCGCTGGCGAGAGCTTTGATTACCGAGCCTGACGTGCTGCTGATGGACGAACCGTTTAACTTTCTGGATAATTCCAGTAACCAACTGATGGAACAGTTTATCAGCGGCTTCCTGGACCAGGCACAACAAACCCTGATTTTCAGCACGCATAACCGTTTACAGGGTTTGGCATTGGCGGGGCCTGTCATCTCGCTGGTTCAGGGCACGCAGGTCGATTCCCCGCTGATCAATCTCTTCGGTGGCACTACCCAAGGTAATAGCTTCGACACCGGCAAGCTGTTGATCCGATTGCCGGGGGATGTCTGTGATTGCCGTCATATTTCGATTGATCCGCATGAAATTGTCCTGTCTCGCACACCGCTGATTTCCAGCATACGCAATCAATTTTCCGGCCGCATCACCTCTATTTCAGAAGAAGCCGGCAAAGTCTGCGTTGAAGTCAGAAGTGATGAAAAGTTCCTGGCTTTAATCACTCATGAAGCCTTACAGGATCTTAATTTGCGCTTGGGCGAGACCATCTGGGTGAATTTCAAATCAAACTCGATTGTTGCTTTTTAA
- a CDS encoding TRAP transporter large permease, whose amino-acid sequence MEHTMALWLFAAVFIVLLSGFPVAFALSGTALAFAGLGLWLEVFDVAFLNALPNRLYGIMTNETLIAVPLFVFMGVMLERSKVAESLLESMTDLLGSLKGGLGIAVTLVGMLMAASTGIVGATVVTMGLLSLPTMLRRNYDPAIACGTICASGTLGQIIPPSIVLVLLGDIISTAYQQAQLDNGIFAPETVSVGDLFAGALIPGLSLIVLYLIYIAALALFKPGLMPLTVQPVERDWRFYAKVLGSLTPPLALIVSVLGSIIGGLATPTEAASVGAVGAIILAVIKGQFNLQQIRYVVQNTTQVTSMVFMILMGAALFSLVFRGFGGDELIVSLLSDLPGGKFGAVFCVMLIMFLLGFMLDFIEIIFVIVPIVGPVLLAMDINPVWLGVMMALNLQTSFLTPPFGFALFYLRGVAPPEITTLQIYKGVIPFIAIQILMLGLLAFWPQLATWLPALIYAKPI is encoded by the coding sequence ATGGAACATACGATGGCGCTGTGGCTTTTTGCTGCCGTATTTATCGTCCTGCTGTCCGGCTTTCCGGTTGCCTTTGCATTGAGCGGAACGGCGCTTGCCTTTGCCGGTTTAGGTTTATGGCTGGAGGTATTCGACGTCGCCTTTTTAAATGCCTTGCCTAACCGGCTGTACGGCATTATGACCAATGAAACGCTGATTGCCGTTCCTTTGTTTGTTTTTATGGGGGTTATGCTGGAGCGCTCGAAAGTTGCCGAAAGTTTGCTTGAATCGATGACGGATCTGTTGGGTTCACTCAAAGGCGGACTGGGTATTGCGGTCACGCTGGTCGGCATGTTGATGGCGGCGAGCACCGGCATTGTAGGCGCAACGGTAGTGACTATGGGCTTACTTTCCTTGCCCACCATGCTGCGCCGCAATTACGACCCGGCTATCGCCTGCGGCACGATTTGCGCGTCCGGAACGCTGGGCCAAATCATCCCGCCATCCATAGTCCTGGTATTACTGGGCGATATTATTTCTACGGCCTATCAGCAGGCTCAATTAGATAACGGCATTTTCGCGCCTGAAACCGTTTCAGTTGGCGACTTGTTTGCCGGCGCCCTGATTCCCGGATTAAGCCTGATCGTTTTGTACCTTATCTACATTGCCGCACTTGCCTTGTTCAAACCCGGCTTGATGCCGTTGACCGTTCAGCCGGTGGAACGTGACTGGCGATTTTATGCCAAAGTATTAGGCAGTCTGACACCGCCGCTGGCGCTGATCGTATCGGTTTTGGGCTCTATCATCGGCGGTCTGGCCACGCCTACCGAGGCGGCGTCAGTCGGCGCGGTAGGCGCAATTATTCTGGCCGTGATCAAAGGCCAATTTAATCTGCAGCAAATCCGTTACGTCGTACAAAACACCACGCAAGTGACCAGCATGGTTTTCATGATTTTGATGGGCGCAGCCCTGTTTTCACTGGTTTTTAGAGGTTTTGGCGGAGACGAATTAATTGTCAGCCTGCTTTCCGACTTACCGGGCGGCAAGTTCGGCGCTGTTTTCTGCGTCATGCTGATCATGTTCCTGCTGGGTTTTATGCTTGATTTTATCGAAATCATCTTCGTGATCGTTCCGATTGTCGGCCCCGTCCTGCTGGCGATGGATATTAATCCGGTATGGCTGGGCGTCATGATGGCCTTAAATTTACAAACTTCATTTTTAACACCGCCTTTCGGATTTGCACTGTTTTATCTTCGAGGCGTCGCCCCACCTGAAATCACAACACTCCAGATCTATAAAGGCGTGATACCCTTTATCGCAATTCAGATCTTAATGCTGGGTTTACTCGCTTTCTGGCCACAATTAGCCACTTGGTTACCTGCTCTCATTTACGCTAAACCGATATGA
- the dinB gene encoding DNA polymerase IV, whose product MAGIKKIIHVDMDAFFAAIEQRDFPEYRDKPLIVGGNPYSRGVVATCNYEARQYGIHSAMSCAKALQLCPRALFVKPRFEVYRSVSNTIRTIFAEFTGLFEPLSLDEAYLDVTDSADYQGSATRIALAIKARIKEETGLTASAGISYNKFLAKIASDINKPDGMFVIRPEQGPAFVEQLPIGKFHGIGKATEKKMHQLGVYTGKDLRKLSLTTLQQHFGKTGAYYYDIARAIDHRSVRCDRITKSIGVEITLSEDIDDGDEILTRLTVLLEKAQTKVTDKNLQACTLTIKVKYFDFKQITRSRTFQEAISKKMDSTALIKNLLKSTDAGTKKVRLLGVTLSSLKDLESESLAEQIDLFNSDN is encoded by the coding sequence ATGGCAGGCATTAAAAAAATCATCCATGTCGATATGGATGCTTTTTTTGCCGCCATTGAACAAAGAGACTTCCCAGAATACCGTGATAAGCCGCTGATCGTCGGCGGAAACCCTTACAGTCGAGGCGTAGTGGCAACCTGCAATTACGAGGCCCGACAGTACGGCATACATTCAGCCATGTCCTGCGCCAAAGCTTTACAATTATGCCCCCGCGCTTTATTCGTCAAACCCAGGTTTGAGGTCTATCGATCCGTTTCCAACACGATCAGAACAATTTTTGCTGAATTTACCGGACTATTCGAGCCTTTGTCGCTTGACGAAGCCTACCTGGATGTAACAGACTCAGCCGATTATCAAGGCTCCGCGACGCGTATTGCGTTAGCGATAAAGGCGCGCATCAAAGAAGAAACCGGACTGACCGCGTCAGCAGGTATTTCCTACAACAAATTTCTCGCCAAAATCGCATCCGATATCAACAAACCGGATGGAATGTTTGTGATAAGGCCCGAGCAGGGTCCTGCATTCGTCGAGCAATTGCCCATTGGCAAATTTCATGGCATAGGCAAAGCCACGGAAAAAAAGATGCATCAGTTAGGCGTTTATACCGGCAAGGACCTAAGAAAACTTTCTTTAACCACCCTGCAGCAGCACTTCGGAAAAACTGGCGCCTATTATTACGATATTGCGCGAGCTATCGATCATCGCTCAGTTAGATGTGACCGCATCACTAAATCGATAGGCGTCGAGATTACATTGTCAGAGGATATCGACGATGGCGATGAAATATTAACCCGGTTGACCGTTCTTTTAGAGAAAGCTCAGACTAAAGTCACTGATAAAAATCTGCAAGCCTGCACCTTGACGATAAAAGTAAAGTATTTCGACTTTAAACAAATCACCCGCAGCCGGACTTTCCAAGAAGCTATCTCAAAGAAGATGGACTCAACCGCCTTAATTAAAAACCTTCTTAAATCCACGGATGCCGGTACAAAAAAAGTACGTTTGCTGGGCGTCACGCTGTCTTCATTAAAAGACCTTGAATCCGAATCACTCGCTGAACAAATTGACTTGTTTAACTCTGACAATTAG
- a CDS encoding DUF2333 family protein: protein MSENDSLQSEQYRGILWVLGVISAVVLVVMIVLGLWWGEPPKPFNVFDEAVIRTKDTNTTNNMPIGYVYSNTLAHIAEVLLHKPGGYITNDVAPPGLLLDNIASWEFGALVILRDATSALRNHFARDQSQSAEDPDLAIAEPYFYYERNSWALPSTEAEYQKGIDALHNYMTRLQNPDASRGKGKGKKAHFYPRADNLWQYVELVIKRLGGISTRLAASDAGNFVRELTAQKTLALTATEQNTMDQKTTPLTQTPWMEIDNIFYEARGASWALLHVLKAIEHDFRDILLDKRAMNTVDIMIHALENSLAPTLSPVVLNGSGYGLFANYSLTMANYISRANAAALDLRDIMNRG from the coding sequence ATGTCAGAAAACGATTCGCTGCAAAGTGAGCAATACAGAGGTATCCTATGGGTACTTGGCGTAATTAGCGCCGTCGTTTTAGTTGTAATGATTGTATTGGGCTTATGGTGGGGCGAACCGCCCAAGCCGTTTAATGTTTTTGATGAGGCGGTCATCCGTACCAAAGACACTAATACAACCAATAACATGCCGATTGGCTATGTTTATTCCAATACACTGGCTCATATCGCCGAAGTTTTGCTACACAAGCCCGGCGGCTATATCACTAATGACGTGGCCCCTCCCGGTTTACTGCTGGATAACATTGCCAGCTGGGAATTTGGCGCATTGGTCATCCTTCGCGATGCGACTTCTGCACTCAGAAATCACTTTGCCCGTGACCAGTCTCAATCCGCTGAAGACCCCGATTTAGCGATAGCCGAACCTTATTTTTACTATGAGCGCAATTCATGGGCCTTGCCATCAACAGAAGCGGAATACCAAAAAGGCATAGACGCATTACACAACTATATGACCCGCCTGCAAAATCCGGATGCAAGCAGAGGCAAAGGCAAAGGCAAAAAAGCCCATTTTTATCCCCGAGCCGATAATTTGTGGCAGTACGTCGAATTAGTCATTAAACGCTTAGGTGGAATATCCACTCGCCTGGCCGCCAGTGATGCCGGCAATTTCGTCAGGGAACTGACTGCACAAAAAACCTTGGCGTTGACGGCAACTGAACAAAACACCATGGACCAGAAAACTACGCCGCTGACCCAAACCCCATGGATGGAAATTGATAATATTTTCTATGAGGCGCGCGGTGCCTCCTGGGCGCTGTTGCATGTATTAAAAGCGATTGAACACGATTTCAGGGACATTTTGCTGGATAAACGCGCCATGAATACAGTTGATATCATGATTCACGCCCTTGAGAATTCACTGGCCCCAACATTAAGCCCGGTGGTACTGAACGGCAGTGGCTACGGTCTATTTGCCAACTACTCGCTGACCATGGCCAACTATATCTCCAGAGCCAATGCGGCAGCTCTGGACTTAAGAGACATCATGAACCGTGGTTAA
- a CDS encoding TRAP transporter small permease subunit produces MSSLVSALKGYIQIIDALNDRVGKAVSWLTLVMVLGTFLIVVLRYALNYGSVASQECIAYLHALVFMLGVAYTLKVDGHVRVDIFYQGFSKRTKAWIDCSGVILLLLPVTAFIGWSSWDYVLESWKIHESSGNSGGLPGVFLIKSTLVITACLLALQGSALFLDSLLIALDLKPLEESD; encoded by the coding sequence ATGTCAAGTCTTGTTTCAGCTCTGAAAGGCTATATTCAGATTATTGATGCGCTTAATGACCGGGTTGGAAAAGCCGTGTCCTGGCTTACGCTGGTCATGGTGCTGGGCACATTTCTTATTGTCGTTTTGCGTTATGCATTGAACTATGGTTCCGTCGCCTCTCAGGAATGCATTGCTTACCTGCATGCTTTAGTGTTTATGCTGGGCGTAGCTTATACATTGAAAGTTGACGGTCACGTCAGGGTCGATATTTTCTATCAGGGTTTTAGCAAAAGAACCAAAGCATGGATTGACTGTTCCGGTGTCATTTTATTACTGCTTCCTGTCACGGCTTTTATCGGCTGGAGCAGTTGGGATTATGTCCTGGAATCCTGGAAAATTCATGAAAGCTCGGGCAATTCGGGCGGCTTACCGGGTGTTTTTCTGATCAAATCCACGCTTGTCATTACAGCTTGCCTGCTCGCCCTGCAGGGCAGCGCGCTTTTTCTCGACAGCTTGTTAATTGCGCTTGATTTAAAGCCTTTAGAGGAATCGGATTAA
- the lptM gene encoding LPS translocon maturation chaperone LptM translates to MIKKFIPVLLLFSILLTACGQIGPLYLPDQRPPITVEKEK, encoded by the coding sequence ATGATAAAAAAATTCATCCCCGTTCTTTTGCTTTTTAGCATTTTACTGACCGCCTGCGGTCAAATCGGACCGCTATACTTGCCGGACCAACGCCCACCCATCACGGTAGAAAAAGAAAAATAA
- the lysA gene encoding diaminopimelate decarboxylase — translation MDYFNYHNHRLFAEDCPVTDLAAQYGTPCYIYSRATLEKHWHAFNDAFGDHPHLICYAVKANSNIAILNLLARLGSGFDIVSLGELQRVLKAGGDPQKIVFSGVGKREDEITFALKTGIRCFNIEVSGELDRINDLAGQLGVVAPVSFRVNPDVDAKTHPYISTGLKENKFGLSIDQAFTEYLRAAQLPHIRIAGIDCHIGSQLTEIQPFLDALERILVLVDKLAEQGIALHHIDLGGGLGIRYRDEKPYEPSHYVEAVLKRLDSSEYEILMEPGRAIAGNAGILVTRVEYLKQTADKHFAIVDAAMNDLIRPSLYGAWQAIIPVDETSTAEEREWDIVGPVCETGDFLGKDRQLKLNAGDLLAIRSSGAYGFTMSSNYNSRPRAPEIMVDGASAFIVRERETLEQLWTGEKLLP, via the coding sequence ATGGACTATTTTAATTATCACAATCACCGGCTTTTCGCTGAAGACTGCCCGGTAACAGACCTCGCGGCTCAATACGGCACGCCCTGTTATATCTATTCAAGAGCCACGCTGGAAAAGCACTGGCACGCATTCAACGATGCCTTTGGCGATCATCCTCACCTGATTTGCTATGCCGTTAAAGCCAATTCCAATATCGCCATTCTCAATCTGCTGGCCCGATTAGGCTCGGGGTTCGATATTGTGTCCTTGGGAGAATTACAGCGGGTATTGAAAGCCGGCGGCGATCCTCAAAAAATCGTATTTTCGGGTGTCGGTAAGCGCGAAGATGAAATTACTTTCGCGTTAAAAACCGGTATACGCTGTTTCAATATTGAAGTCAGTGGTGAACTGGACAGGATCAATGATCTTGCCGGACAACTCGGCGTCGTTGCCCCGGTCTCGTTCAGAGTAAACCCGGATGTCGATGCAAAAACACACCCCTACATTTCAACCGGATTAAAAGAAAATAAATTCGGCTTGTCCATAGATCAAGCCTTTACGGAATATCTTCGCGCCGCGCAATTACCTCATATCAGGATTGCAGGCATTGACTGTCACATCGGTTCTCAATTGACCGAAATCCAGCCTTTCCTGGATGCTCTGGAACGCATTCTTGTATTGGTTGATAAATTGGCTGAGCAAGGGATTGCATTACACCATATTGATCTGGGCGGCGGCCTCGGCATCCGCTACCGGGATGAAAAACCTTATGAACCGTCTCATTATGTGGAAGCCGTGCTGAAACGTCTGGATTCAAGTGAATACGAAATCCTGATGGAACCGGGGCGTGCCATAGCCGGCAATGCCGGTATCTTGGTCACCCGCGTCGAATATCTCAAACAAACGGCGGACAAGCACTTTGCCATCGTCGATGCAGCAATGAATGATTTGATTCGACCTTCGCTTTATGGCGCCTGGCAAGCTATTATTCCAGTAGACGAAACCAGTACCGCTGAAGAACGTGAATGGGATATTGTCGGACCGGTCTGTGAAACCGGCGACTTTTTGGGGAAAGACCGTCAGTTGAAGCTCAATGCGGGGGACTTGCTGGCTATTCGGTCTTCAGGCGCTTACGGTTTCACCATGAGTTCAAACTATAATTCCAGACCCAGAGCGCCCGAGATTATGGTTGACGGCGCGTCTGCCTTTATTGTCCGGGAACGCGAAACCCTTGAACAATTATGGACCGGTGAAAAACTCTTGCCTTAG
- the xerC gene encoding tyrosine recombinase XerC, protein MTPAATQWLERFIEQLQIEKRSSPHTVTSYRHDLLKLTAYCEEHNIQDWQDIQPALIRGYIAARHRQGMGSKSLQRELSSIRGFFKFLLKLQVASINPAQAIRAPKQDRKLPKLLDVDQVSGLLDANTVSALEIRDQAMFELFYSCGLRLSELTDLNINDLDLSDRTLIVRSGKGNKTRVLPIGSKAVKSVNSWLMLRPQYNAGDETALFISNRGKRISTRNVHQRLQNWCQTKGVAEHVHPHMLRHSFASHLLESSQDLRAVQELLGHANISTTQIYTHLNFQHLADVYDQTHPRAKKRTE, encoded by the coding sequence GTGACGCCTGCAGCGACCCAATGGTTGGAGCGGTTTATTGAACAACTGCAGATCGAAAAAAGGTCGTCACCGCATACCGTCACAAGCTATCGCCACGATTTACTTAAGTTAACCGCCTACTGTGAAGAACACAACATCCAGGACTGGCAGGATATTCAGCCCGCCTTGATTCGCGGCTACATCGCCGCACGTCATCGTCAGGGCATGGGTAGCAAAAGCCTGCAACGTGAATTATCTTCAATTCGCGGGTTTTTCAAATTCCTGTTAAAACTCCAGGTTGCATCAATAAACCCAGCGCAAGCAATCAGAGCCCCCAAACAGGATAGGAAATTACCCAAACTGCTGGATGTCGATCAAGTCAGCGGCTTACTGGATGCGAACACAGTTTCCGCGCTGGAAATACGCGACCAGGCCATGTTCGAGCTGTTTTACTCCTGCGGCCTGCGCCTGAGTGAATTAACCGACTTAAATATCAACGACCTGGACCTGTCGGACCGCACGTTAATTGTACGCTCAGGTAAAGGCAATAAAACGAGGGTGCTGCCCATAGGAAGTAAAGCTGTTAAGTCAGTTAATAGCTGGCTGATGCTGCGGCCTCAGTATAATGCCGGTGACGAAACGGCCTTGTTTATCTCCAATCGCGGCAAACGCATCAGCACCCGTAATGTACATCAGCGCTTACAAAACTGGTGTCAGACTAAAGGCGTAGCCGAGCACGTCCATCCTCATATGCTGCGCCATTCATTTGCCAGCCATCTACTGGAATCCAGTCAGGATTTGAGAGCCGTCCAGGAATTACTGGGCCACGCTAACATCAGCACGACCCAAATCTACACGCATCTTAACTTTCAACATCTTGCTGACGTCTATGACCAAACCCACCCTCGGGCAAAAAAAAGGACAGAATAA
- the dapF gene encoding diaminopimelate epimerase, with protein MINFTKMHGLGNDFVVIDAIHQNISLSPEQIRFIAHRHFGIGCDQILLVEPPVSDTADFKYRIFNADGSEVSQCGNGARCFAKFVRDKRLTEKDKILVDTNGGQLLLSFDQDDMITVNMGIPKHNPAEIPLLASVESRFYTAIVNNTEKAFGAVSMGNPHAVLQVHDVKTAPVHEIGPLLENHPDFPERANIGFMQIIDKNHIKLRVYERGSGETMACGSGACAAVVIGIEQHLLDHHVTVELPGGKLKIEWDGRGQPVLMTGPASIVFEGNIEL; from the coding sequence ATGATCAACTTCACTAAAATGCACGGCTTAGGCAATGACTTTGTCGTTATTGATGCCATCCATCAAAACATTTCATTGTCTCCGGAACAGATTCGTTTTATTGCGCACCGACATTTTGGTATTGGTTGTGATCAGATTCTGCTGGTAGAACCCCCGGTAAGCGATACTGCCGATTTCAAGTACCGCATCTTTAATGCAGACGGCAGCGAAGTCTCTCAATGTGGCAATGGCGCTCGCTGTTTTGCCAAATTTGTCAGGGACAAGCGACTGACAGAAAAGGATAAAATTCTGGTAGATACTAATGGCGGTCAATTGTTGCTATCCTTTGATCAGGACGACATGATCACCGTCAATATGGGTATCCCCAAACACAATCCGGCGGAAATACCGCTTTTGGCATCTGTTGAATCGCGATTTTATACCGCCATTGTCAATAACACTGAAAAAGCTTTCGGAGCGGTATCCATGGGTAATCCTCATGCCGTTTTGCAGGTTCACGATGTCAAAACAGCGCCGGTCCATGAGATAGGACCGCTTTTGGAAAACCACCCAGACTTTCCGGAACGGGCCAATATCGGTTTTATGCAGATCATCGATAAAAATCATATCAAACTGCGTGTCTATGAACGCGGATCAGGTGAAACCATGGCCTGCGGAAGCGGCGCTTGTGCAGCAGTCGTCATTGGCATTGAACAGCACTTGCTGGATCATCACGTCACCGTGGAATTACCCGGAGGCAAATTAAAAATCGAGTGGGACGGGCGAGGTCAGCCTGTTTTGATGACAGGACCCGCCAGCATCGTTTTCGAGGGAAACATTGAACTATGA
- a CDS encoding DUF484 family protein, whose product MSHPNITSEISEEQVEHYLRKHPEFFNDHLNLLEKLTIPHPSGDAISLISKQLEIFRVKHQELENQLTALIEIARDNDTSFNRMHKLTLALLDASTLEEAIVNLEHVFNEYFLTDFVSIKIISEQHSYLDNLFISADSPDLQHFYPILSSNQAKCGRPSLAQAKVLFGGNALQVKSCAIIPMAFTQLEGIIAIGSQEENRFHYSMGNLFLTQMSEIIGTRLIALLEHN is encoded by the coding sequence ATGAGTCACCCCAACATCACTTCTGAAATATCCGAAGAGCAAGTCGAACATTACTTACGTAAACACCCGGAGTTTTTTAACGATCATCTTAATCTGCTGGAAAAACTGACGATCCCCCATCCCAGCGGAGACGCTATTTCCCTGATATCCAAGCAACTGGAAATTTTCAGAGTCAAGCATCAGGAATTGGAAAACCAGCTCACGGCCTTGATAGAAATTGCCCGTGACAACGATACGTCTTTCAATCGCATGCATAAATTGACGCTGGCCTTATTGGATGCTTCGACCTTAGAAGAAGCGATCGTCAATCTGGAACATGTGTTTAACGAGTATTTTCTGACCGACTTCGTGTCTATCAAGATCATTTCCGAACAACACTCTTACCTGGACAACTTGTTTATTTCAGCAGACAGCCCCGATTTGCAGCATTTTTACCCTATTTTATCCAGCAATCAGGCAAAATGCGGGCGACCCAGTCTGGCACAAGCCAAGGTTCTCTTCGGCGGCAATGCGCTGCAAGTCAAATCCTGCGCCATTATTCCAATGGCCTTTACTCAACTGGAAGGCATCATCGCAATCGGCAGCCAGGAGGAAAACCGGTTTCATTACAGTATGGGCAATTTATTTCTGACCCAGATGAGTGAAATTATCGGCACCCGTTTGATTGCCCTGCTCGAGCATAACTGA